Genomic DNA from Peribacillus simplex:
GTTTCAGCAAGAGCTGCAGTAAGGAGAAAGTGTCAGCTTTATTTGATTTGGCCTCCGCCATATCGGCACCGGTCATCATAGAAAACGATATCACCCGGGTAGCTTCCGATATCGTCAGCTGCGGTCCTGCTTTCTTCAGCTATTTAGCACAAGCGTTTATTGACGCGGCTTGCCAAACGACGAAGATAGATAAAGAAACGGCTACGACTTTGACTGAGAATATGCTGGTTGGCTTAGGGGAACTGCTCGGTAAAGGGGTTTATACATTGCCGACTTTACAGGAAAAGGTTTGTGTAAAGGGTGGAATAACAGGTGAGGGGATCAAGGTTTTAGAAGCTGAAACCGGGGAAATGTTCCATCATCTTTTTCAAGCGACACATGAAAAGTTTGCAGAGGATCTTCATGAAGTTGAAAAGCAGTTCGGCCATCCTTATTAATATT
This window encodes:
- the comER gene encoding late competence protein ComER — its product is MKKIGVIGTGNMGTILIEAWLEAKILNPADLIITNRTLSKALALKEKHPGIKVAESAAEIVQQADFIFLCVKPLQINSLLQGIKHHIKRDQLVISITSPLSVSQLESAVNAPCARFIPSITNRVGSGVSLLSFSKSCSKEKVSALFDLASAISAPVIIENDITRVASDIVSCGPAFFSYLAQAFIDAACQTTKIDKETATTLTENMLVGLGELLGKGVYTLPTLQEKVCVKGGITGEGIKVLEAETGEMFHHLFQATHEKFAEDLHEVEKQFGHPY